The segment TTGGCTGCGGCGGCTATTTCGCCGGGCGTGTTCGACCACCCTACTCGTCCGCAACCGATGATATTAAGACGCGCGACGGATTGCATGGGGTCGCTGCATGGGCGCTCGCAGTCTTGATAGGAGCTGTTCTGACCGCCTTGATCGCTGGCGTCGCAACTCGGCCGTCATCAACAACGCAGCCGCCCTCTGCCACCGAGCCGTCCGTGCTGAGCTACGAGCTGGATCATCTCTTCCGCGCTCCAAGACGGCCGCAGAACGTTGATCTGACAGGCGAGCGCGCTGAAGCGGCGCGGCTTTTGGCAACCGCTTCGAGCCACACTGGTGTGCTCCCCGAGGATAGGGCTTATCTTGTTCAGCAGGTCTCCGCGCTAACCGCGCTTTCACCAGCCGATGCGGAGAAGCGAGTAGACACCGCTCTAGCCAATGCCAAGACGGCGATCTCAAGGGCTCGCGCGGCAAGCATCATCCTCGCCTTCTCGACTGCTGCGGCTTTATTGTTCGGCGCTGTAGCAGCTTGGGCCGGCGCAGAAGCCGGCGGACGCCACCGCGACGGTGAGCCGATTTCCAGATGGATGGCTCACTCCAATCGGTGGCATAAGAGTCGCGTCACGGATCCCCGCCCACTGCCTTAGTTCGATTGCTATTAGGGATCGCGGATAGGAGCAGTTGTTCGCGATCTTCGTGCTTCAATCGCTACCTCGACAATTCATTGCGGACCGCTGCAGCGGAGTTGCCGATTTTATCAACAAGGTGCTGCAGCCTGCTCTTCGTTATGCCGAGTTCGTGGGTCCAGTATTTGACCTCGTAATCGTCGCTCATGTTGATCTTGCTGCGGTCCGGCTGGACGCGCTTGCCGAAGGGCATCCCACGTCTCCCATCGGGGAGAACCTTAATCGTCTGTCGATGTCCCTAAAAACGATGCCTCTGCCCATGCCGTCGACAAACGGCAAACTCCCGAACCCAGGTAGCTCGCAGTCTTGTCAGTGTCTTGGGACAATTCTAATTCGTCTGTCGAGGCGCGATGTCGCTTTGTCCCGCAAATGTCCCCCCGGAATGTCCCCTCGCCAACACTCCATTGCCGGTGGGTCTTGCTATCGTGGTGCTGACCGTCACGTCCGAGGTGGCTCACAGTCAAGAACGCGGTCGCCAGTATCTTGGAGGCACGTCGAATTCGTCTCATCGAGGCACGATGGTACCCGTCCGGCGACGGCCCTTGGCTAGGTCCCCTTTGGACGGAACGGGACGCGCGGCACCCGGATGCGATGACTACTTGCGCCATGCTATCAGGCAGCGATAATCGCCCGGAGAAGCCCCTCCCGGAGAAGCCCCAGGAGCTTTCTATGATCCGCGCCTACTTCAATGCTCCCGGCTACCGCGCTGTCCGGTTCGACGCCTCGCCATGGTTCGAGATGGCGGGACTCAATGATATCCGCAGGCTCGTCGACAAGAAGTGGAGCGGCAAGCCGGCCGAAAAGGCTGCCAAGGGGGTAATTGAATTCGACGGCTACACCGAGCTCTACGATACCCTGGTCTGGGCACGGACCCACGACGGCATTGACGGTGCGCCGTTAGAGCCCGAGTACCATATTGACCCGGCGGACGGGCTGGCTTGGCTCGCTTACAATCGCCCGGAAGTCCACGAGGCGATCCTGACGGAATTTGGCGGAGATGTCGCCGCCTGCGAGCGCTCCAAGGCCGACTGGGCGGATCCGAGGGATCCTGACGAGACCACCTATCTCCGCTGCACCGAAGAGCGTCCGGCGTACCGGTAGGAGTTGGTCTGCTGCCCTGCAATCCCGAGGCTCGGGTCGCTTAGCTAGGCGGATGGCTGACTCCGCTCAAGCCGCGTGAGCGTGGTTCTGACGGCGCCAGTTCCAAGGCAGGAGTTGGTGGATGCGCTTGGCAGGGTGATCCGGTAGGCGGGCCAGCACGTCGGCGAGCCAAGCCTGTGGATCGATGTCGTTGAGCTTGGCGCTGGCAACGAGGGTGTAGATCGCAGCTGCACGCCGGCCGCCCTCATCGGAGCCGGCGAAGGTCCAGTTTCTTCTTCCTACGGCGACCGCCCGTAGCTCGCGTTCGGCGGCGTTGTTCGACATGCAAAGCCGTCCATCGTCGAGAAAGCGGGTAAATGCATCCCACCGGCTGAGGCAGTAATTGATCGCCTTGGCCGTATCGTTGCTCCTGGAGAGCTTGGCGCGCTGTTCGCGCAGCCACGCTTCCAGCTCGACGAGCAGTGGGCGGCTACGTTCCTGGCGCACCCGCAATCGATCCTGTGCAGCAAGACCGTTGATCTCACGCTCGATAGCGAACAGGACATCGATGCGCTTGACCGCTTCGGCCGCGATCGGCGCCTTGGTGAGCCGTGCCAGATCAAAGAACTTGCGCCTACCGTGCGCCCAACACGCGGCCTCGATGATCGGGCCGCCTTTGCGATTGGGCTCGTAAAGCCTGCTGAAGCCGGCATACGCGTCGGCCTGCATCAGTCGGGCATAGCCCGCCAGATGCTCACCGCCACGATCAGGCGAGTAGAAGAATACGGCCGCCGGCGGATCCCGCCCAGCAAACGGGCGATCGTCGCGTACGTAGGTCCAGAGCCGGCCGGTCCTGGTCTTACCCTTGGCCAGGACCGGCACCGTGGTGTCGTCGGCGTGGATGCGCTCGGCTGCAAAGACATGGCTCCGGATCACGTCAACCAGAGGCGTCAAGGTTGCCGCGGAGGCACCCACCCAGTCCGCCAACGTAGATACCTCGAGGTCGATGCCTTCACGGTGGTAGACGTCGCTCTGACGATTGAGCGGTAGGTGCAGGCCGTACTTGGCAAAGAGAACATGGGCCAGCAGCTTGGGCCCTGCACGCCCGCGCGCAATCGGATGCGAGGGGGCCGGCGGCTGGGTAATCGCTTCGCAGGCCCGGCAGACGAGCTTCTCCCGCACGTGCTGGATCACCTTCCATTGGCGCGGAATGAGCTCCAGCATCTCGGTCACATCCTCGCCGATCTTGCGCAATCGGTTGTCGCCGCAGCACGGACAGCTCGCAGGCACCGGATAGACAATGCGCTCCCGAGGCAAATGCTCCGGCAGCGGCCGGCGCGCCGGCCTGCGGCGCTCGAACGATGGCACCGCAATCTTCTCGGCTGCCACCTGCGCTGCGGTATCAATTTGCGCTGCGTTCTCCTCCAGGTCGGCGAGTTGCAGCTCGAGCTGGTCCAGCAATGCGCCTCGCTCGGAGGACTGTCCGAACTGCTCTTGCCGGAGCTTCTTGATCGTGAGGGCGTGCGCGATCTGATCGTGTTCTGCCAGGATCAGGCTGCAACCACAACGTGAAGTTCGCAGCTGAGTACGTCGGCTGATGGCAGGACGAGATCCGGCTTTCACAGCATGAGCCGCGGTTCGTCTGCAGGGCATGCGGCATGCGGGGGCGATCATAATCGCAGGCAGCAACAGCACAGAACGTGCCATCCTGCCGAGACCTGCAATTAGGAATTCGGAGCCGCTCGACTAATCTCCTATGTCATGGTTGTATAACGTTACGGCCAAAACCTTTTGGGGAGTAAAATGGGAAACCGCCGCTTGATCAGATTTCTATTATTGGCATTCATGATTGCTCCAACTGCCGCCTTAGCTGATTGCCCTCCCAGCGTTGCGCAGCAAACAGTACAAAAAATGAATGCAAAAGGCCGCTATTCAGCCCTCCCAGGTGGACTGCAAAAAAATGGCATGAAGGGCCAAAATGTCACGTTGATTTCGGTCGGCAACGACCTGGTCGGCTCTTGTTCTAGGCGAACGTGCAGTTGGCTACCTTAGCCGAGATCAGACCCAAGCGCGCTGCCAACGATCTGCAGCAAAAGGAAAAACCCGCCGACCTGGAAGCCGACGGGAGTTGGTAAGCCAGATTATTGCGATCGGCGGGCACCGATCGGAGAATCGAACTTAGCATCAGGAGCTCTCTGGCGAAACTTGAAACGGTTCCCGTGATCTGATCACAACGCTTGCCTCTAGATCTAGACTCAGGCTTTAATCGTAGCTGCCGGAATTGCTTCTGTGGGGGCTAGCGTGCACGGCGAAGCCGGATGCATGATTTGCAGTCAGCCTCGACTGCTCAAGGCGCTTTTTCCTGTCGCCAAGGGCTTCGAGCTGAAACTCTACCAATGCGCCAGTTGCGCTAGCACTTTGTGGCTTGTCACCAGAGTGTCCGCGCCCAATCGGCACAAGGACTGGCTTCTTCCTAGGCCACACGTCGAGACCATCGACGCCGCATTGAAGGCCGCCTCACGTGTGGAAGGCGTCCACTGAATGGCCCGTTAGCGTGAACGGCGGACTCTGATCGGGAAGATCATCGTTACCACATGGCAGGAGGATTCAGGGCTCTGCGTCCCGCCGCTTTCAGGGCATCTGTCGAAAGCTCCCCTTGAGCCGCCGCCTCCAGGATCTTCGACGCGACGTGAGTCCTGGCGCCGGTCTCATTGACCGGAATGTTCTCGCAAACTTCCTCAAGCACCGCTCTGAGCAGAGCAGTCGTTTCCGCACTGAACATGCACCAACCTCAAAGCACAACGAGAACAAAGAACGCCACGCAAGCGCAATATGGTCGCTCGCGGACGTGTTCGTGCATTCCGGTCTGGGCACTGAAATCCCAGGACCGACGATTTGGCACATGTCCGTCAAAGTATTATGACGCTAGGATTCTGGCGTTGCAGCTCCGCCCCCGCCCCGCTCGCGAAAGCCGGTCCAGTCCCCGCCTGAGGCTTTCGTTTTCAATAGCAAAGACGCCGCTCGCTTAAATGAACGCGAGCGGCGGCTTTCCAGCCCCGAGGGGGATGATGCAAAACCCCGGTATCTAATAAGTTCACCATAGATTGGTAAAGGTTCAATGTCGGTGGGCAACCCGTAAATTTACGGGCGAGCGCTAGCAACCATTGACTCGCATTGCCAATGACCTCGCCTATCTCAGGATCATGCCCACCGCGTTCGAGTTCTGCCTGCCCACCGCCGCCAAGACCGTGCCCGACGGCCCCGACTGGATTCACGAGATCAAATATGACGGCTATCGCCTGCGCGTCGAGCGCAACGGCTAGAACGTGCCGAAAAGGCATTCGGCGGTACGGGTGAGGCAATTGCAGCAAGGGTTCATTATCGCCCAGTAATTCGACCCACGCCACTTCCAACCTCTGCCGCCGAAGAAGGGCGACAGATCACTGCCACACGCTTTAGATCCGTGATCTGAGAAAAAAGGTTAAGAGGAGCCCCTTGCCTTTAACTTCGATCTGCCCTCGCGGTTCGCAGTGAAACACTCCCGCAACTCTTTCGTAGGTGGCCTCCGAGATTTGGATATGGTCGGGCTGGCTTGTCGATTCAAGCCGGCTCGCCAGATTAACGGTGTCGCCCCAGACGTCGTAGATAAACCGGTGCTGGCCAATGATGCCGGCCACCACATCGCCGGAATGAATTCCAATTCGGGATGACAGCGCTATTCCGAACTGCTTGCCGGTCTCGCGAACGATGTCGATCATACCGAGTGCCATGTCCGCCACCGCAATCGCATGATTAGGCCGCGCATCAGGAAGGCCACCCGCGAGCAAGTAGGCGTCACCGATGGTTTTTATCTTCTCGAGGTTCAGCGACTTCGCCAAAGCATCGAAAGCGGAGAACAGGTGATTAAGAATTTCAATAATCCGCGCGGGCGAAGAGCCGCTGGCCAAGCTGGTAAAGCCAACCAAGTCCGCAAAAAGGATCGTCGCATCCGGGAATCGGTCCGCGATCGCCACCTCGCCTAGTCGCATGCGGTCCACAACGCCTGCTGGCAGAATGTTCAGCAACAGCGCGTCAGATTTGCTTTTCTCAATCCGCAACTGGTCAGTGAAAGCCTGTTCGCGATCGCGTAGCCGCTTTCGCTCGAGAGTCGCTTCGATGCGTGCAGTCAGCAGCACGGGATTGAAGGGTTTCGGAATGTAGTCCTCGGCACCCGCTTCGATGCAGCGAACGGTACTGTCGATCTCGTCGAGTGCCGATATCATGATGACGGGAATATTCCGCAGCGCCGGATCCTCTTTCAAGCGCAGCAGGACTTCAAAGCCGTTCATATCCGGCATCATCAGGTCCAGCAACACCAGATCGAACGGCGTCTGTGCTAGCAAGTCGAGCGCACTCGCCCCCCCATCGACCATGCAGACAACGTGACCATCG is part of the Bradyrhizobium commune genome and harbors:
- a CDS encoding adenylate/guanylate cyclase domain-containing protein, encoding MTARPTTGEPDPRFDRALEAFVRQEFNISTQVIIEIAELLMDDARRDHDDALVADLARIRTAGLSLQQELHRLVASTLKGSTAAEPDLVQFKAKLRHDLRTPLNAVKGYSELIIEDARENGREQLLNDAGKMVSAAEQLLKQVDRLVAMTDSGAIGMRDSLPLFVASQQDLVGQVIASIGPARSRPQSQPSRILVVDDILANRELLSRRLSRDGHVVCMVDGGASALDLLAQTPFDLVLLDLMMPDMNGFEVLLRLKEDPALRNIPVIMISALDEIDSTVRCIEAGAEDYIPKPFNPVLLTARIEATLERKRLRDREQAFTDQLRIEKSKSDALLLNILPAGVVDRMRLGEVAIADRFPDATILFADLVGFTSLASGSSPARIIEILNHLFSAFDALAKSLNLEKIKTIGDAYLLAGGLPDARPNHAIAVADMALGMIDIVRETGKQFGIALSSRIGIHSGDVVAGIIGQHRFIYDVWGDTVNLASRLESTSQPDHIQISEATYERVAGVFHCEPRGQIEVKGKGLLLTFFLRSRI
- the tnpC gene encoding IS66 family transposase, yielding MIAPACRMPCRRTAAHAVKAGSRPAISRRTQLRTSRCGCSLILAEHDQIAHALTIKKLRQEQFGQSSERGALLDQLELQLADLEENAAQIDTAAQVAAEKIAVPSFERRRPARRPLPEHLPRERIVYPVPASCPCCGDNRLRKIGEDVTEMLELIPRQWKVIQHVREKLVCRACEAITQPPAPSHPIARGRAGPKLLAHVLFAKYGLHLPLNRQSDVYHREGIDLEVSTLADWVGASAATLTPLVDVIRSHVFAAERIHADDTTVPVLAKGKTRTGRLWTYVRDDRPFAGRDPPAAVFFYSPDRGGEHLAGYARLMQADAYAGFSRLYEPNRKGGPIIEAACWAHGRRKFFDLARLTKAPIAAEAVKRIDVLFAIEREINGLAAQDRLRVRQERSRPLLVELEAWLREQRAKLSRSNDTAKAINYCLSRWDAFTRFLDDGRLCMSNNAAERELRAVAVGRRNWTFAGSDEGGRRAAAIYTLVASAKLNDIDPQAWLADVLARLPDHPAKRIHQLLPWNWRRQNHAHAA
- a CDS encoding DUF3606 domain-containing protein, whose amino-acid sequence is MPFGKRVQPDRSKINMSDDYEVKYWTHELGITKSRLQHLVDKIGNSAAAVRNELSR